The Asterias rubens chromosome 1, eAstRub1.3, whole genome shotgun sequence genome segment CTGCACTAGCCTCGAGGAATGTTGTACCTTTGTACTAAGAGCGATACTGCCTTCCCCGCAGCCCAATCTTTGCCTCAAGATAAATGTACGCTTGTGCAAACCTAAAGCATCTACCAATCAGTTTTTAGGTCAAATCCAAAAGGTTTGGTGTATGTTCCTGGTTCAGATCGCCTGAAACACACCCAAATGCATCATAATCATTATTGCCACCTTACATAGCAACTTCAGTAGCTGCCATCTCGATCTGTCATATCTTCCCACGTTAAATCTCACTGCTTTTAGCCAAAAAGGAAacttttctgtgaaatatttcagcTCCCTATCATGCTTTTCTCAAGAAAGAGcacaaaaacagaaaattagCTTATAAGATTGActgcaaaattaaatttgatgttagtttttttttacaacatccACAAGAAATGCGATTTATCATGAAAACAAAAGGAGCTACGACAGAATTTCACAGAATTCATCCTCAGGCTATTCAATCCTTAATGTGTTTTCATTCATACCATGGCTTTTACAAGACACAAGTTAATATTTCTTTAAAGGGTAAGAattgttatgtacatgtacaattaatTTGTACAAGTTGAAATGTTTCCATAAGCTTTACGTATTTACAATGTTACAGTGTGTGGGTCTCAAACTGCAGTCAACTTACACTGGTAACCCCACATTTGTCATTTCGGACGCATGGCGCACGGCTCTCTACGTCAGCCTTCTATTCAATTGCGCACATGCGTCGGAATGGCAGACCATTGAAAGGCTATGTTGGCAGAcgtctaaagcctggttcatacttcctgcggatGTGAGGCGAATCTTTACGTCACAAATCCGCAACAaacaattcgcaacagttgTGCTGTGCTCAACTCACAACATTCACAGGGaaacagagttgtgacatcGCATGAAGCATTCGTAGGAAGCATGAACCGGGCTAAACTCGGTCAAATCTCTTactctcaaaaaaatattgaaatggaAGTATATCTAGTGTTTCTTCGGACACCTAACATACTTTgcctttttaagcaaaaatgagAATTGATGAGAAGTATGTAACCCATTGAAATCAACTTCTTGAATGTGTGCATTGCGATAGTTCACTTTATGGAATCATAGATAAAAAGATAATTTGCCATAGCCACTGATAGGAAGATAGTAAATGCCATAGTTTGTCAGTTTTAGAATTACCAAGTGAAAGACTAAGACAACTTTTGtcaaaatcagaagaaaaaacaaagaagaGCATCTCATTTGTTTTCTAATTTTGTATGACCTTCGAGACTAAGCTAtcacaggcctgaaatttcatctgtTAGAGGGAAATCCCTTTGGGCAAACGacacttctattggaaaatctgaaagtctgAGGAAcagttttgaaggggcaccaaggccaagatcaagGGCAAAAAGAAGCCATGGTCTCCATGTTATTCCAAGCTTGAGCTAAATAAAGTTCAAAGCATGATGAgacaatacaattattttgtttcttctaaatctttgatttttttctatCTTTGAGTTGAGTAATGAAAAACAAGAATTTTTAAACTAGCCAGTTCATCATGAATTTAATTCTCACCACCTCAGTCAATCCAgagaaacagaaacaaaataccACTATAATAAAGTCTATATACATTTGATATTAAACTTGATTTTAGATCAGTGTGAAATACACTGCTACCCAACTAAACACCTCACCTCTCATGCTTCCAAAATCTCTATTCTTGATCCATCACCTTCCTCAAAAATAAagcataaaattaaaatcaaaacagaacaaaatattaaaaataaagacaaaatctTCCgttcaaaatgtgtgtgctgTTACTCTGCACTAAAACAGTGGTTGGTTGCCCCTAATGAAAGATGTTTATCATGGCTGAAGGGAAGATTGCATTGTTGCAAACAAAACTACCCCTGTTTCATAATTCAGCTGTTAGCGACACCCACTACACACAAATATGTTCTACTGACTAACAGAAACCTGTCGAAGATCTGCAATGAGTTAAATTGTCTTTGATGTGTACCAAAAAATACTAATGACACATTTGGCTTTTGGCATACACTCTTCAAAGACTAATGGTTGTCTCAAAATGAGATGTTTCTGTCACAAGAAATGCTTTTGAAAAATGATATAGGTGACTTTGggtaaatttataaacaaatgcCAGTTTTGGAGCCAGAAGTAGTAAACAAGTTTGGGAATGCAGCAGTTAAATGAGCGTGTCAACGCAATGACTTTACATGTACTAACAGGATCGTGTACCCCGACTGAGTGATAAAGCACTTTTATTGGAATATGTCTTAAGCCAGCCACAAGACGCCTCAATCAGGAGTCCTTATGAATGCTGTATGATATATACTCTCCCAATTGGGGGCTACTTGTACTTGTATTGTAAGGCCAGAAATCCATGTGTCTATGTCATGGGTTGCGTGTAGTACACGCTGCAAAAACAGACAAAGTTCTATGTCAATCTGCATACTACAATAGGGTAGATATATAACAGTCTAAACTAGTGCTACCAACCAAAATCTGCAAAGTGATTGGGGGGTAGAGTCCCCACGCTATCCTTCTGTAACACTTTCATTACATGTAAAAAAAGTTTCACCCCCTTTCTCCCAAGAACCACAGCCCCTTCCCTGTCACTTGACCCATTAACATCACTGCAATTGACCAAACAACCTGTTGGACGCCGCATTGACACAACGCAACAAAGATACAGTAGCACATGTTTttgcgtttttgtttttacgCTCAAAAGGCATACCGTAGGCTAGAGGAAATGAATTTTTTGATATTCAACTCAACGTAAGTCATTCTTGAATGAGCTTAATATTGTCTTAGTACCATGCAAGTGAGTTTTCTTTCAGTTGTGGCCAAAATTCCCTGACTTTCAGTCGTGGTCTAAATTCACCAACAGTGATGGGTTAATGTTAATCCATTGCAAAGGGAGGGGGAGTGGAAAGTTGCGGAGGGGGTAGCCCACCCTTCTTTTATCCTTCTCCAAAAGTCTAACTTCTTGTACCCCCAGCAGTTTAAGGTCTGTGTGTAGACCCCACTGATACATGTACCTATTTCATCTGACCTCATCACCCACAATAAATCTTAgttgtgccattttgggagtcacaCATTCCATGTGGGACTGTGCAGCCTTGCACCATCTATGGTCCTTTTCAaatccacggctttggctttggactcGGCATAGGGCTCCGTTCTCTCATCTGAAGTCGTCGTTTTGAAATTGGCCTATATGCCAGTctactcccaaaatggcaaacTATCGGCAGACAGGCCGGGTGTGATGTCAGATTTCCACCAATAATCCCAACCATGTACTGTATCCAGTACACCAATCTTCACCTATGTACACTCATAACACCGGATATCGGCGTCAATGACAAACTCACTTTTGGTTACAGGTAACATGAAAAGAACGCCTTATGTCCATCAACGGACGAAAGGCTCAGTACATGCACTATACAAGATCAGATCTCCAATTTTACTGACTGTACGGGTTGTAGGCCCCTCTGCCGTAACCACCACTTCCCCCTCCGAAGTTAGAGGCCGTGTTGGCACCGTAGGTAGAGCTTGTGTTACCGCTGAATCCAGAGCTGTAAGTGCCTCCATAGGGACTGCTGGCTTCCTTACTGCCGTAATTCTGGTATTGACTATTGCTTCCGTAGCCTGGGTTGCTCCCATAGCCTGGGGTACTGCCCATGTAGCTGGCACCTCCACTGTTGAACCCAGTCGTGTTGCTTGGGTATGCGTTGTAGCTTCCGTATGCCATGGGCTGGCCGTATAGACCCATGCTGTTTGCAAACGTACCGCCGAAGCCACCGGGTGAGCCATATGGCACGGCTTGTCTGTTCTGAGCAAGCTTGATTTCCACCTGTAATAAATATGTAATCAATTagtaattttaaattatttacaagtagAGTTTTCTCTTACAATGCACCTGATTAGCCTTTTGAGGTATGGTTAGTGGACACACTAGGAGAGTGCTGCTTGGTTTGTGCGTACACTTGGTgtcatagtattgtgtccaccatatctcaaaatggcttatggaaTTCACTAACACTTTACCTCAGAAAACAACCCGTCAATCTTGGAAAGACAGGTCAAGACTCATCTCTTAAAATGCGCATTATAAATCATGGACTTCCACTTTGTGAACCAGCGCCCTTGAATGACATTTTTATATAAGTGACTGTTAATCATTTAGTATTTGTccttttgttatgttatgttgcTAATCTTCATCTCCGACCTTCAACCTTCATCCATGACCTTGAACATGACCTCCAAGTATCATAAATCTTTAAAATGATGATAACACTCTGCCCATGggcaattttgttcttctttttagaATATTGAAAATAAGAGTGTTTGGCAATTCTGGTTTCAAGCCCAAATTTTGAGTCTATAAATATGAATTAAGGGTTTCTGGCTCTAATATACCACAAAACAATGGTTTGTAATTGATTCTAAAAGACTTTATTTCCAAAGTATATGCAGTAGACTCATGATGATACAAACAATGCCTCTTCTAGTTTGCATTAACAAAGTTGGTCAGTCTTTACAAGACAAAAATCCTCAAAATCCTATTTTGGATCTGTCTGGGTTGGTAAAGGGTGCGTGGCATCTAATTGAAATCTTAACTTTGGGTTTTTAAAAGTGGCAAGCacttatttaaaacattttataagGGTTTCAGATCCTGTGTCCAAAGTTTAATGTACAGAGACTTATAGAAACTAAGACTCTTTAAGTTTGTATCTAATACAATTTGTCTTTCTTCACATGACCAACAATggaacagattggatttgtctTGGTTGCTCAAGGGGGCGTGGCATCTAATGGTCATCTTAACGTAGAGTAAAGTTTAAAATATGGCAAGTGTTTTTAAACAAGGGTTTCAGATCTTAGTAGTGTACTTGTATTTCCAAAGTGTAATGCACGGAGACATTGTAAAAGCTATGCCTCTTCTAAATTTGTAAATGCAATTTGTCTTTCTTAACATGACGAACAATGCAATGCCAATGGTACACATATGTATTGGGTTTGTCTGGGTTTGTCAGAGGGGGCGTGGCATCTTTTCTAAAGGACATCTTAACTCTTTGGTTTTAGAATACAAACAAGTGTTTTAAAACAAGGGTTTTTCAGCTCTTAAGCTCTGCAGTTCGTACTGCTGATTATCTGTAAAAATGCGttaatttatataattttaataacttcaacatcaatgactctaataataatatagaaaacaaaaataacaatattataatGATTAGACAATCTGTATATATATGGgatttttttgaagtttttgaaaAGTAAATTCAATTGTATTAATAATTATGACTTATATACAGTGTCCATCTGTTCTCAGCTAAATGTTTTAACAACTACTACTACTATACTATAAAATAAAAGGCATGCACTCCATTATGTTCTTCTTATAATATGACAGGAACAATGGGAAAATTGATGTTTTTactttaattaataaatacaataaaaggGCTTATTTTTATGTGACAATGTTTTGTCTTATTTATTAATATGCATGGATAGGAAATAAAGGAAAACTGTTTCTGTTCCACCAGCTGTACTGATTTATTTGTTAGATTGTATTTTTGGGCGATTAATATTTACCGTTTTGTTATTGATTTGTATAAACTGGGATGCGACTGCTTTTGTTGCCTCTGCAGGGGTGCTGAATTCCACGAAGCCAAACCCTCGCATTCTCTGTGTGactttgtcaaattttatttcaacaccGATCACAGTTCCGAATCTAGTCAGGGCACTTTCAATTTCTTCATTCGTAGTTCCATTAGAAATGCCCCCGAGAAAGACTTTCTTCTCCTGGCTTTCGGAAAATTGGTCGGACCTTCCCCTGCCCCCGCCGCCGGCACCGCCCATGTCTGGCTTCATATCCCCCTTTCGTACGGCTACTTTACACTCCACTTGTTTGTTATCAACAAAATGGGGGCCGCTGGATAGGGCCGAATCTCTTGCATCACGGCTGCTGAAATTGACAAAACCAAACCCTCGGCTACGGCTTGTGCCCGGGTCGACCAGAACAACTGCTGATTCGATCGCCCCAAATTGTCCAAAATATTCCTGAAGCGTTTCCTTTGACGTCTCTATTGCGAGAGATCCTACGAATATGCTGCACGGGTTCTCCATGGTTTCCAAATGGGAtgtgttgtttctttcttaTGGTGGGAACTCGGCGTTTCTTTGACAGGTGACCGAACCAGAAATCACCTGAAGATTGGGAAATTTTACGGAAACGTTGTAGCAATATGATTGCATTAGCAATATGCAGAGCGGTACCCAGAGTCCCACCATATGCTACCTAAGCTCTTATCTTCAGGATTGTTGGGAGATCTGACTAAATATTTCACTTCGCCTCGTCTGTGTGCAGGGAACCTGTATGATATTTTAccttcattgtttacgtagacAGGATTACCAGCTAAAACGCAACCCAATGACCTTGTGACGTGCGCACTCAAAGAGCCACGTGAGCCGGCGAGCGGCCGGTTGGCTGGGAGGGTTTTCCCTGTTTTGAGAAGTGGGAGgggcattttgtgaaatctgaaTATAATATAACAGTGGACCCATTGTTATAACATAGTACATGTTCTTCCAAATGTTTGATTTTCTGATCATGCAGTTTGGCATTCTCCAAATTGAGTACAACAATTTCTTGATTCTTAGGCCCGGCGCCCCCAGCGGCCCAGGGCCCAGGGCCGGTTGGTTTGGTAGATGCGGTGGGGAGTTTGTATTTGCTGACGACCAATGACTTGATTTGTATCGCTATATACACaagaattttgaaaattttaattGTGTTGTAATTTACACCTAGTAATGATTGCTCAGTCATATTTTGTATTCTCTAaagtcttaaagccattatactgtatacactttcggaacagaaaaaaaaaatgttcacagatttaccaaaaacttacagggtttacagaaggtaatggtgaaagacttctcttgaaatattattccatgaaatgctttacttttcgagaaaacatgaaaacaattatcaattctcgttgtcgagaattacggattttttaaaacacatacaaaagcAATGAGCTTTTTAGTGACCTAGTATGATAGACCAATCAAAATTAACTATTCACCATGCAATGAATGTTAAGTTAAAAACGGATACTAAGTTCATCAGGACAACAAATAAATCTTGAAATTTCAAACCAGAAAGCATTGGATAAATTATTCTAAAACTTTACTCCATTCGCCATGATAGGCTACTCAAAAGTTTTGCCATACTTATGAGGCCGGGGGCATCcttggtttaaaggaacaccattgccttggatcggacgagttgtctataacaagcgtttgtaaccgtttgttataaaatgcatggttagaaagatgtttaaaagtagaatacaatgatccacacaaatttgcctcgaaattgcgtggttttccttttactgtgcgaactaacacggtcggccattgatgAGAGTCAAatagttgactcccataaatggccgaccgtgttagtcgacgaggtaaaaggaaaaccatgcattttagAGCCATGTTtcaatcattgtattctacttttacagcatcttccCATGCattttacaaacgcttttccaactcgaccaatccaaggcaacgtgttcctttaaggtcgataaataaatataagtaCAGAACTGCCCGCAGTTATAGGGTAATTTCCAAAATGAggtcttggggggggggggggcaataatTTGATTCCGACGTCATAGGGAATTTTGTCTTCCTCCATCAGTGTAGGATCTATGTGTTCCCATCCACACATGCGGCAAATCTAACATGTACTGAAGGAAGTTGAGTCAAAAGAGTGCGCTATTTGACGACCTACGCAATATTTTTGTCGGGGTGGGGTGGCGGCAAAACCTAACATCTCATTGCCTCACCGAAGCACTTTCCTGAAAAGCTGAAACAACAAACTTAAAGTATACTACTAGTACAGTGTTCAATTTATAAATCCATGGGATCCCAATGACAGAAACAGCTCGACGAGATAATCTACCCATATCTACCCTTGTCCATCTCCAGCCGATGTGACAGgagctgccccccccccattattaCAAACTGTGTATACAAACTTATcatgacagcgccctcttttgattccTCTTCCTCCAGCCTATGTAAAGTTCCCATGATagacatgggggggggggtggcgaaTCCCCGATGGACCCCTGATGAGAGTGACACGACACGCGCGCGGAGTATGGGTTTGAAGTTGATTCAACAGAAGATGTTGAATCAACCTCCTCCAGCCTACGTTAGTTTCCCATTTGAGGACAGAATATCCGgtggacagaattccctgctggGACACCGGCCCATgatataggcctattattagATAATTTTTACCGAAAGCCTACAGCT includes the following:
- the LOC117287858 gene encoding heterogeneous nuclear ribonucleoprotein A1-like, translating into MENPCSIFVGSLAIETSKETLQEYFGQFGAIESAVVLVDPGTSRSRGFGFVNFSSRDARDSALSSGPHFVDNKQVECKVAVRKGDMKPDMGGAGGGGRGRSDQFSESQEKKVFLGGISNGTTNEEIESALTRFGTVIGVEIKFDKVTQRMRGFGFVEFSTPAEATKAVASQFIQINNKTVEIKLAQNRQAVPYGSPGGFGGTFANSMGLYGQPMAYGSYNAYPSNTTGFNSGGASYMGSTPGYGSNPGYGSNSQYQNYGSKEASSPYGGTYSSGFSGNTSSTYGANTASNFGGGSGGYGRGAYNPYSQ